Proteins encoded by one window of Arachis ipaensis cultivar K30076 chromosome B04, Araip1.1, whole genome shotgun sequence:
- the LOC107635808 gene encoding uncharacterized protein LOC107635808 has translation MVDVEGSSSGFAPNPPTVGLEGASSAIPIGHDVIVHVSSPSFAADLPVQADNADDLGDVRTFSELAAAIRAAQVLDGTTSFIEVRDRDPLAEVIGDDESDSEPSIIGDDTDDEEDTRQVGRSQGQSSSQTQQYSPHFSTLDLEAMNQPTFSGQQLSAIHVDGHGMHGTEEFEIGQRFQSKEEAVLTVKSYNIRRGVEYKFGNGCNWIIRVTIRQRKGYWKVRKYNAPHTCLATELSADYRQLYHVICALILSLVMADAAISVKVLQNAVSTKYSFNPSYRKVWMVKQKAIAQIYGDWRSLTT, from the exons ATGGTTGATGTGGAGGGTAGCTCTAGTGGATTTGCTCCGAATCCGCCCACTGTCGGGCTAGAAGGTGCTTCTAGCGCCATTCCAATCGGTCACGATGTCATCGTCCATGTTTCATCTCCATCATTTGCAGCAGATCTACCTGTTCAGGCCGATAATGCAGACGATTTGGGTGATGTGCGTACCTTCAGCGAGCTTGCAGCTGCAATCAGAGCAGCACAGGTATTGGATGGTACAACATCATTCATAGAGGTCAGAGACAGGGATCCACTTGCAGAGGTCATAGGCGATGATGAGTCAGATTCGGAACCATCCATTATTGGAGATGATACtgatgatgaggaagacacaAGACAAGTTGGGAGATCGCAAGGGCAATCAAGCTCTCAGACACAACAGTACTCTCCACACTTCTCTACGTTGGATCTTGAGGCAATGAATCAACCAACATTTTCAGGTCAACAGTTGTCTGCTATTCACGTAGACGGGCACGGTATGCATGGCACAGAGGAGTTTGAAATTGGGCAACGGTTCCAAAGTAAGGAGGAAGCAGTGTTGACAGTGAAGAGTTATAATATTCGTCGGGGTGTTGAGTATAAG TTTGGGAATGGGTGTAATTGGATAATACGTGTGACTATACGGCAAAGGAAAGGCTACTGGAAAGTCCGAAAGTACAATGCGCCACACACATGTCTTGCAACCGAACTGTCGGCCGACTACAGGCAGCTTTATCATGTGATCTGTGCATTAATACTATCGCTGGTCATGGCGGATGCAGCAATCTCGGTGAAAGTATTGCAGAATGCGGTCTCAACGAAATATAGTTTCAATCCCAGTTACAGGAAGGTGTGGATGGTTAAGCAGAAGGCGATTGCACAGATTTATGGTGATTGGAGGAGTCTTACAACCTGA
- the LOC107638277 gene encoding uncharacterized protein LOC107638277 isoform X2: MEEAGRLEVIDNAIQKLIKENKNKGIYIDQDPESEYQLALTNLLSAASQLEVLQRDDPLAQSEASSPSGSEASTIMKTENKNADSSCKGSTETNEIVKELRKIKRQNFVTHCLLSVMIVLTVAWQLSEVSIIMKVKDGINHPFRSFGSMIKAMVKVNAQEDDNNNKEHDDESSSSLASLKLPEMPRMDVTNLGINNGNQ, encoded by the exons ATGGAAGAAGCTGGAAGGTTGGAGGTGATAGACAACGCAATTCAGAAGCTgataaaagaaaacaagaacaaagGAATTTACATCGACCAAGATCCTGAAAGTGAATACCAACTCGCTCTTACCAATCTTCTCTCTGCCGCTTCTCAG TTGGAGGTGTTGCAAAGAGATGATCCACTTGCTCAATCCGAAGCTTCTAGCCCTTCGGGTTCGGAAGCTTCTACAATcatgaaaacagaaaataaaaacgcAGATTCTTCTTGCAAGGGAAGCACTGAAACTAATGAAATAGTGAAGGAGTTGAGGAAAATAAAGAGACAGAATTTTGTAACTCATTGTCTTCTGTCAGTTATGATTGTTCTCACTGTGGCTTGGCAACTTTCAGAGGTTTCAATCATTATGAAGGTGAAAGATGGAATTAACCATCCATTTAGGTCCTTTGGAAGTATGATCAAAGCAATGGTCAAAGTCAACGCCCAAGAAGATGACAACAACAACAAAGAACATGATGATGAATCTTCATCGTCACTTGCTTCTCTCAAGTTACCAGAGATGCCTCGTATGGATGTAACAAATTTAGGTATCAATAATGGAAA CCAATGA
- the LOC107638277 gene encoding uncharacterized protein LOC107638277 isoform X1, with amino-acid sequence MEEAGRLEVIDNAIQKLIKENKNKGIYIDQDPESEYQLALTNLLSAASQQLEVLQRDDPLAQSEASSPSGSEASTIMKTENKNADSSCKGSTETNEIVKELRKIKRQNFVTHCLLSVMIVLTVAWQLSEVSIIMKVKDGINHPFRSFGSMIKAMVKVNAQEDDNNNKEHDDESSSSLASLKLPEMPRMDVTNLGINNGNQ; translated from the exons ATGGAAGAAGCTGGAAGGTTGGAGGTGATAGACAACGCAATTCAGAAGCTgataaaagaaaacaagaacaaagGAATTTACATCGACCAAGATCCTGAAAGTGAATACCAACTCGCTCTTACCAATCTTCTCTCTGCCGCTTCTCAG CAGTTGGAGGTGTTGCAAAGAGATGATCCACTTGCTCAATCCGAAGCTTCTAGCCCTTCGGGTTCGGAAGCTTCTACAATcatgaaaacagaaaataaaaacgcAGATTCTTCTTGCAAGGGAAGCACTGAAACTAATGAAATAGTGAAGGAGTTGAGGAAAATAAAGAGACAGAATTTTGTAACTCATTGTCTTCTGTCAGTTATGATTGTTCTCACTGTGGCTTGGCAACTTTCAGAGGTTTCAATCATTATGAAGGTGAAAGATGGAATTAACCATCCATTTAGGTCCTTTGGAAGTATGATCAAAGCAATGGTCAAAGTCAACGCCCAAGAAGATGACAACAACAACAAAGAACATGATGATGAATCTTCATCGTCACTTGCTTCTCTCAAGTTACCAGAGATGCCTCGTATGGATGTAACAAATTTAGGT ATCAATAATGGAAACCAATGA